CTTGGGCTCCTTGCTGCCGCCGCTGGCCGCCTTCTCCGCCGCCTTCTTGGGCAGGAGCACGGAGTGGATGTTGGGGAGGACGCCGCCGTGCGCGATGGTGACGCCGGCCAGCAGCTTCCCGAGCTCCTCGTCGTTGCGGATCGCCAGGAGCACGTGGCGCGGGATGATGCGCGTCTTCTTGTTGTCTTTCGCCGCGTTCCCTGCCAACTCCAGAACCTCGGCGGCGAGGTACTCCAGGACGGCGGCGAGGTAGACGGGGGCGCCAGTGCCCACGCGCTGCGCGTACCGGCCCTTCTTGAGGTAGCGCCCGATCCGGCCGACGGGGAACTGCAGCCCGGCCTTGACGGACCGCGTCACCGACTTCTTCCTGGGGCCGCCTGCCTTGCGCCCGGCCGCCCCCTTCTTCCCCTTGCTACCGGCTCCGCTGGCGTCCATG
This portion of the Zea mays cultivar B73 chromosome 2, Zm-B73-REFERENCE-NAM-5.0, whole genome shotgun sequence genome encodes:
- the LOC100501869 gene encoding Histone H2A-like; its protein translation is MDASGAGSKGKKGAAGRKAGGPRKKSVTRSVKAGLQFPVGRIGRYLKKGRYAQRVGTGAPVYLAAVLEYLAAEVLELAGNAAKDNKKTRIIPRHVLLAIRNDEELGKLLAGVTIAHGGVLPNIHSVLLPKKAAEKAASGGSKEPKSPKKGAKSPKKA